One segment of Cervus canadensis isolate Bull #8, Minnesota chromosome 32, ASM1932006v1, whole genome shotgun sequence DNA contains the following:
- the ELFN1 gene encoding protein ELFN1, protein MAACGRGAPWLWACVAAALLQAGGLAHGDCWLIEGDKGFVWLAICSQNQPPYEAIPQQINSTIVDLRLNENRIRSVQYAALSRFGNLTYLNLTKNEIGYIEDGAFSGQFNLQVLQLGYNRLRNLTEGVLRGLGKLEYLYLQANLIEAVAPGAFWECPNIVNVDLSMNRIQRLHSATFAGLARLSVCELYSNPFYCSCELLGFLRWLAAFANATQAHDRVQCESPPLYSGYFLLGQGRHGQRSILGKLQSVCTDSPYAAETLPVPGRPPPGRSPPPPPAPPAEPSEAPCADDECFSGDGTTPLVALPTLGPQAEARPLIKVKQLTQNSATITVQLPSPFTRMYTLEHFNNSKSSTVSRLTRAREEIRLTNLHALTNYTYCVVSSSSGLHHNHTCLTICLPQPPSPPGPVPSPSTATHYIMTVLGCLFGMVLVLGAVYYCLRRRRRREGKQKQAAAAAGSLKKTIIELKYGPELEAPGLAPLSQGPLLGPEAVTRIPYLPAGPGEVEQYQLAEGGGTPKGSKGGYMEVRAAEQVERRDGDPGRSGPDSQSSVAEISTIAKEVDKVNQIINNCIDALKAESTSFQGSKPGAVSTAEPLAGKRGFLVPTYQDACGLQRHHSLEAAPGAPRASSSSSGSARSPRPYRAEPTALHEAKYIEKGSPAAEAILTVTPAAAVLRAEPEKGRQYGEHRHSYPGPHPAEPPAPPAPPESLGCRKASILEPLTRPRPRDLAYAPLSPQYHHLSYASSPEYACRASRSLWGRFRLSRRRHRDAGECVAAGHALRRKVQFAKDEDLHDILDYWKGVSAQHKS, encoded by the coding sequence ATGGCCGCGTGCGGGCGGGgggctccgtggctgtgggcctGCGTGGCGGCCGCCCTGCTACAGGCGGGCGGGCTGGCACACGGCGACTGCTGGCTCATCGAGGGCGACAAGGGCTTCGTGTGGCTGGCCATCTGCAGCCAGAACCAGCCGCCCTACGAGGCCATCCCGCAGCAGATCAACAGCACCATCGTGGACCTGCGGCTCAACGAGAACCGCATCCGCAGCGTGCAGTACGCGGCGCTCAGCCGCTTCGGCAACCTCACGTACCTCAACCTCACCAAGAACGAGATCGGCTACATCGAGGACGGCGCCTTCTCGGGCCAGTTCAACCTGCAGGTGCTGCAGCTCGGCTACAACCGGCTGCGCAACCTGACGGAGGGCGTGCTGCGCGGCCTGGGCAAGCTGGAGTACCTGTACCTGCAGGCCAACCTCATCGAGGCGGTGGCGCCCGGCGCCTTCTGGGAGTGCCCCAACATCGTCAACGTGGACCTGTCCATGAACCGCATCCAGCGCCTGCACAGCGCCACCTTCGCGGGGCTGGCGCGGCTCTCCGTGTGCGAGCTCTACAGCAACCCCTTCTACTGCTCCTGCGAGCTGCTGGGCTTCCTGCGCTGGCTGGCGGCCTTCGCCAACGCCACGCAGGCCCACGACCGCGTGCAGTGCGAGTCCCCGCCCCTCTACTCCGGCTACTTCCTGCTGGGCCAGGGCCGCCACGGCCAGCGCAGCATCCTGGGCAAGCTGCAGTCCGTGTGCACCGACAGCCCGTACGCGGCGGAGACGCTCCCCGTGCCCGGCCGCCCCCCGCCCGGCCgctcccccccaccgcccccagcgCCGCCCGCGGAGCCCAGCGAGGCCCCCTGCGCCGACGACGAGTGCTTCTCCGGCGACGGCACCACGCCGCTGGTGGCCCTGCCCACGCTGGGCCCGCAGGCCGAGGCCCGCCCGCTCATCAAGGTCAAGCAGCTGACCCAGAACTCGGCCACCATCACGGTGCAGCTGCCCAGCCCGTTCACCCGCATGTACACGCTGGAGCACTTCAACAACAGCAAGTCGTCCACCGTGTCCAGGCTGACGCGGGCCCGGGAGGAGATCCGCCTGACCAACCTGCACGCACTCACCAACTACACCTACTGCGTGGTGTCCAGCAGCTCGGGTCTGCACCACAACCACACCTGCCTCACCATCTGCCTGCCGCAGCCGCCCAGCCCGCCGGGGCCCGTGCCCAGCCCCTCCACAGCCACCCACTACATCATGACCGTCCTGGGCTGCCTCTTCGGCATGGTGCTGGTGCTGGGCGCCGTTTACTACTGCCTGCGGCGGCGAAGGCGGCGGGAGGGCAAGCAGAAGCAGGCGGCCGCAGCGGCCGGGAGCCTCAAGAAGACCATCATCGAGCTCAAGTACGGGCCCGAGCTGGAGGCGCCCGGCCTGGCGCCGCTGTCCCAGGGCCCGCTGCTGGGCCCCGAGGCGGTGACGCGCATCCCGTACCTGCCCGCTGGCCCCGGCGAGGTGGAGCAGTACCAGCTGGCGGAGGGCGGCGGGACACCCAAGGGTAGCAAGGGCGGCTACATGGAGGTGCGCGCAGCAGAGCAGGTGGAGCGCAGGGACGGGGACCCAGGCCGGTCGGGCCCCGACAGCCAGAGCTCGGTGGCCGAGATCTCCACCATCGCCAAGGAGGTGGACAAGGTCAACCAGATCATCAACAACTGCATCGATGCCCTCAAGGCCGAGTCCACCTCCTTCCAGGGCAGCAAGCCGGGGGCCGTGTCCACGGCCGAGCCGCTGGCCGGCAAGCGTGGCTTCCTGGTGCCCACCTACCAGGACGCCTGCGGCCTGCAGCGGCACCACAGCCTGGAGGCCGCCCCCGGGGCCCCACgggccagctcctcctccagtGGCTCCGCCCGCAGCCCGCGGCCCTACCGCGCCGAGCCCACCGCGCTGCACGAGGCCAAGTACATCGAGAAGGGCTCGCCCGCGGCCGAGGCCATCCTCACCGTGACGCCTGCAGCCGCTGTGCTGCGGGCCGAGCCCGAGAAGGGCCGGCAGTACGGGGAGCACCGGCACTCGTACCCCGGGCCCCACCCCGCCGAGCCCCCCGCGCCGCCCGCGCCCCCTGAGAGCCTGGGCTGCCGCAAGGCCTCCATCCTGGAGCCGCTGACGCGGCCGCGGCCCCGCGACCTGGCCTACGCGCCGCTGTCGCCGCAGTACCACCACCTGAGCTACGCCTCCAGCCCCGAGTATGCCTGCCGCGCCTCCCGCAGCCTCTGGGGCCGCTTCAGACTGAGCCGGCGGCGGCACCGGGACGCCGGGGAGTGCGTGGCGGCCGGCCACGCGCTGCGGAGGAAGGTGCAGTTCGCCAAGGACGAGGACCTGCACGACATCCTGGACTACTGGAAGGGCGTGTCGGCGCAGCACAAGTCCTGA